A section of the Campylobacter porcelli genome encodes:
- a CDS encoding metal-dependent hydrolase, with protein MERSLTFKTHLALGALGAICFVGAVDRAENIYIFGLILLGSVLPDIDEPRSFISRKFPLISRVTATFFTHRGPTHFLFIPVLLFVAWAIFGYLALGAIGFGMIIHHLGDMLTPSGIYGYFYPFKRKFVARILPKNYAIKTGSKLELTLVLPSVLMVDGVLGAMVLGFDIDMANIIKILNLV; from the coding sequence TTGGAGAGAAGCTTGACATTTAAAACTCATCTTGCACTTGGGGCTTTGGGGGCGATTTGTTTTGTGGGGGCTGTGGATAGAGCTGAAAATATCTATATTTTTGGACTGATTTTACTAGGCTCTGTATTGCCTGATATTGATGAGCCTAGGAGTTTTATTTCGCGTAAATTTCCGCTAATTTCTAGGGTAACGGCGACATTTTTTACCCACCGAGGTCCTACTCATTTTCTTTTTATTCCAGTTTTGCTGTTTGTAGCGTGGGCTATTTTTGGCTATTTGGCACTTGGAGCTATAGGCTTTGGAATGATTATCCATCATTTAGGGGATATGCTAACGCCGAGTGGAATTTATGGATATTTTTACCCTTTTAAAAGGAAATTTGTAGCTAGAATTTTGCCTAAAAACTACGCCATCAAAACTGGCTCAAAGCTTGAATTAACTCTGGTTTTGCCTAGTGTTTTGATGGTTGATGGAGTGCTTGGGGCTATGGTTTTGGGATTTGATATTGATATGGCTAATATTATTAAGATTTTAAATTTAGTTTAA
- a CDS encoding DUF6844 domain-containing protein, whose translation MKKILLSMAVFASLAFGMEDKVANEITQADVDIQNKISDASTQDITPKSVDDFFDEFKDEFGIEYGITKDGKTFYTGSSEVMLKPTDKNFARSLQNAYNRAMLKLQGEFIKDAFGRIATSSINRYKTDQSDNAREFEELPKGGTISQILGKLTQLASAQVDKALNELGVETQGLQEERKKELLKDEFTKKTVIKAFGNMSGLVPVKTVITQTKRGNYKIGVIAVMSEKTRQIAKDMKNRTPWIIKAKGGKPVVEYLPKQKAGFIQEYGIRLVYDENGAPIILSYGNWGYLPDANSKIADRQESIAKDSASSQADAGIIEFISTSVSFADERETGEALNQNIKETRNLLSNDIQIQEEALENIIDRVSQTIQTKSSGNIRGIRTLKRWDYTDENGVEYVGVVRYYSYANYLNVTNAVSDKKNSTATSTSTQLAKATQRSSKVVNTIDDF comes from the coding sequence ATGAAAAAAATACTCTTATCAATGGCGGTTTTTGCCTCTCTTGCTTTTGGGATGGAAGATAAGGTAGCTAATGAGATAACTCAAGCCGATGTGGATATTCAAAATAAAATAAGCGACGCTAGCACCCAAGATATAACGCCAAAAAGTGTGGATGATTTTTTTGATGAGTTTAAAGATGAATTTGGCATAGAGTATGGTATCACAAAAGATGGCAAGACATTTTACACTGGAAGTAGCGAAGTAATGCTAAAGCCTACTGATAAAAATTTCGCTAGGTCTTTACAAAATGCTTATAATAGAGCTATGCTAAAACTACAAGGCGAATTTATAAAAGATGCCTTTGGTAGAATAGCTACAAGCAGTATAAATAGATACAAAACAGACCAATCAGACAATGCTAGAGAATTCGAAGAGTTGCCAAAAGGTGGCACCATCTCTCAAATTTTAGGCAAGCTAACACAACTAGCAAGCGCACAAGTCGATAAGGCCTTAAATGAGCTAGGCGTAGAGACACAAGGATTACAAGAAGAGCGAAAAAAAGAGCTTTTAAAGGATGAATTTACTAAAAAAACAGTTATAAAAGCTTTTGGCAATATGAGCGGTCTTGTGCCGGTAAAAACGGTTATAACGCAGACAAAAAGGGGTAATTATAAAATAGGTGTTATCGCTGTGATGAGCGAAAAAACCAGACAAATAGCAAAAGATATGAAAAATAGAACCCCTTGGATCATAAAAGCAAAAGGTGGCAAACCAGTAGTAGAGTATCTACCAAAACAAAAAGCTGGTTTTATACAAGAGTATGGAATTAGACTTGTATATGATGAAAATGGTGCTCCTATTATTTTAAGTTATGGAAATTGGGGTTATTTACCTGATGCTAATAGCAAAATAGCAGATAGACAAGAGAGTATAGCCAAAGACTCAGCCTCATCACAAGCTGATGCTGGGATAATTGAGTTTATAAGCACTAGTGTATCGTTTGCTGATGAGAGGGAAACTGGCGAAGCTCTAAATCAAAATATAAAAGAGACAAGAAATCTTCTATCAAACGATATTCAAATCCAAGAAGAAGCACTAGAGAATATAATAGATAGAGTTTCTCAAACTATACAAACAAAATCTTCAGGTAATATCCGTGGAATTAGGACGCTAAAAAGATGGGATTATACCGATGAAAATGGCGTGGAGTATGTAGGGGTCGTTAGATACTACTCATATGCTAACTATCTAAATGTTACAAATGCCGTATCAGATAAAAAGAACTCAACCGCTACTTCAACTTCTACCCAACTAGCTAAGGCTACTCAAAGGAGCTCAAAAGTGGTAAATACGATAGATGATTTTTAG
- a CDS encoding glycosyltransferase family 8 protein: MFHIIFSADENYIKYTAVLINSIIKNTNLNLSFKDICQNGGFHAPKDSSFSSYTNLNFNDLSQEERAEGYIFHILSDKISTTTQYKLKALESRLNQIYPCLILTHIIDESKFSSFPASGAAHTNLLPYYRLKLDEYLDHSVKKCLYLDSDMLCLCDLRELFAIDLKDNILAAVNDPGTKKRKIKFKNNNKIITHKFTNDYFNSGFLLINAKAYRDNQIEQKCQMIAQNAIYIKAADQDLLNATITQDKLLKLPIAYNFSSISFCFAICKDEQNHRLNCTRMEFMQSYKNPKIIHYGEKPWRFLQSYTDSQNRNINEIWWEYASDTLEFKDELLEIKKAIKEYKIFAALGGEILRVGGGIYGYFAIKKLINNPQNDLNLNSEIPDDIFGLCCILGEMIIYARRHKKGALSVLLKAHKMKNIFKKYNTKNFL, encoded by the coding sequence ATGTTTCACATTATATTTAGTGCTGATGAAAATTATATCAAATATACTGCCGTGCTAATAAATAGTATAATCAAAAATACAAATCTAAATTTAAGCTTTAAAGATATATGCCAAAATGGCGGATTTCACGCACCAAAAGATAGCTCATTTAGTAGCTATACAAATCTAAATTTCAATGATTTAAGCCAAGAGGAAAGGGCTGAAGGCTATATATTTCATATCTTAAGCGATAAAATTTCAACCACCACGCAATATAAATTAAAAGCCTTAGAAAGTAGGCTTAATCAAATCTACCCTTGCTTAATTCTTACGCATATTATAGATGAAAGTAAATTTTCTAGCTTTCCTGCCTCTGGTGCAGCGCACACCAATCTCTTGCCATATTACCGCTTAAAGCTAGATGAGTATTTAGACCATAGCGTTAAAAAGTGCTTATATCTAGATTCTGATATGCTCTGTCTTTGCGATTTAAGGGAGCTTTTTGCTATTGATTTAAAAGATAATATATTAGCCGCAGTTAATGATCCAGGCACCAAAAAACGCAAGATTAAATTTAAAAATAATAACAAAATAATTACGCATAAATTTACAAATGATTACTTTAATTCTGGATTTTTACTCATCAACGCCAAGGCTTATAGGGATAACCAAATAGAGCAAAAATGCCAAATGATCGCTCAAAATGCCATCTATATCAAAGCAGCCGACCAAGACCTACTAAATGCCACAATCACGCAAGATAAGCTATTAAAGCTACCTATTGCTTATAACTTTTCATCTATTAGCTTTTGCTTTGCCATTTGTAAAGATGAGCAAAACCACCGCCTAAACTGCACAAGAATGGAATTTATGCAAAGCTATAAAAATCCGAAAATCATCCACTATGGAGAAAAGCCGTGGAGATTCTTGCAAAGCTACACCGATAGCCAAAATAGAAATATAAATGAAATTTGGTGGGAGTATGCTAGTGATACTTTGGAGTTTAAAGATGAGCTTTTAGAGATAAAAAAGGCTATAAAAGAGTATAAAATTTTTGCGGCTTTAGGTGGTGAGATTTTACGAGTTGGTGGTGGAATTTACGGCTATTTTGCCATTAAAAAGCTTATAAATAATCCACAAAATGATCTAAATCTAAATAGCGAAATTCCAGATGATATTTTTGGGCTTTGCTGTATTTTAGGCGAGATGATTATCTATGCTAGAAGGCATAAAAAGGGCGCTTTGAGCGTTTTGTTAAAAGCACATAAAATGAAAAATATATTTAAAAAATATAACACAAAAAATTTTTTATAA
- a CDS encoding 6-hydroxymethylpterin diphosphokinase MptE-like protein — protein sequence MDNVFNKNYNHQVDPQSVKELHQAIDQDIKANGGASAFIHNIIALCSINFILAKAIYDLKSNSKFDVFAGKGLLDINIINTHTKEPIYSGLPAKHTNDMLNKFKRDYALYPSLFFYGLGNGNFYKALLENKNHKKIVVFEPEIEIFFIAFHLNDFSKHMRENRFIPFCVSYLNDAYLHIICNQKEIKYNARNYGFHIYNEYYEKNYKDSANSLNKHLLNILLLNIKAAGNSAEDTLIGMKHVVENMPKFYANYSLKDILNLNSNHNKTAIIVSTGPSLTKQLEILRQVSPYAILIAADASYPILKLHDIRPDFVTTMERIELSGAFFDSKVSEFDSDITFIASSLIHPNTIKLLDGRNVAFAHKPLKFEEGLDEDKKNYMCKGPSTAHFAFDLAVELGCKQIIFIGQDLAMADDGTTHARGMVFGETSPTIASKEYEPNITTALGYGGKTQVRSIKLWDMFREYFEAMIDAISSYSDVKIYNATEGGSRIKGTIEAPFSQLAGEIIGGGVKKNLIKPEPILPQISQNKLKTQRELIENFIKVGKDKQELIKELFKRISKLVEAANADLSNGKEPRYAKFYELKERIDRLKANLDSDKIFDSVYMSAAYNFCLHQELEFATLMVRPESGKSDRDKKIFEYVKQHGYYFFSLAGLVQTTIDTLQNALDGWSE from the coding sequence ATGGATAATGTATTTAATAAAAATTATAATCACCAAGTAGATCCCCAATCAGTCAAGGAACTACACCAAGCAATAGATCAAGATATTAAAGCAAATGGCGGTGCGAGTGCTTTTATACACAATATTATCGCTCTTTGCTCTATTAACTTCATCTTAGCCAAGGCTATTTATGATCTAAAAAGCAATAGTAAATTTGATGTATTTGCCGGTAAAGGCTTGCTAGATATAAATATCATCAATACCCACACAAAAGAGCCTATATATAGCGGTTTGCCAGCAAAGCACACAAACGATATGCTAAATAAATTTAAAAGAGATTACGCCCTTTATCCATCGCTATTTTTCTATGGACTTGGTAATGGCAACTTCTATAAAGCTCTACTGGAAAATAAAAATCATAAGAAAATTGTAGTATTTGAGCCTGAAATTGAGATATTTTTCATCGCTTTTCATCTAAATGATTTTAGCAAACATATGCGTGAAAATAGATTTATCCCATTTTGCGTTAGCTACTTAAATGATGCGTATTTGCATATAATTTGCAATCAAAAAGAGATTAAATATAATGCTAGAAACTATGGCTTTCACATATATAATGAGTATTATGAGAAAAATTATAAAGATAGTGCTAATAGTCTAAATAAACATCTATTAAATATCTTGCTTTTAAATATCAAAGCCGCTGGAAATTCTGCTGAAGATACCCTTATAGGAATGAAGCATGTGGTGGAGAATATGCCTAAATTTTACGCTAATTATAGCTTAAAGGATATTTTAAATTTAAACTCAAATCATAATAAAACCGCCATCATCGTCTCAACTGGCCCAAGCCTAACTAAGCAGCTTGAAATATTAAGGCAGGTATCGCCATATGCGATTTTAATCGCAGCTGATGCGTCATATCCGATTTTAAAACTACATGATATAAGACCGGATTTTGTAACTACGATGGAGAGAATAGAGCTTAGTGGGGCGTTTTTTGATAGTAAGGTAAGTGAGTTTGATAGCGATATAACCTTTATTGCTAGCTCACTCATTCACCCAAATACAATTAAGCTTTTAGATGGTAGAAATGTAGCCTTCGCCCATAAACCTTTGAAATTTGAAGAGGGCTTAGATGAAGATAAGAAAAACTATATGTGTAAAGGACCAAGCACGGCTCATTTTGCCTTTGATCTAGCTGTGGAGCTAGGGTGTAAGCAGATAATATTTATCGGTCAAGACCTAGCTATGGCAGATGATGGCACCACTCATGCCAGGGGAATGGTCTTTGGTGAGACTTCGCCTACTATTGCTTCTAAAGAGTATGAGCCAAATATAACCACCGCCTTAGGCTATGGCGGTAAAACGCAGGTTAGATCTATCAAGCTTTGGGATATGTTTAGAGAGTATTTTGAGGCGATGATAGATGCGATTAGCTCATATAGCGATGTGAAAATTTATAACGCTACCGAGGGTGGCTCTAGGATTAAAGGGACGATAGAGGCGCCATTTAGTCAGCTAGCAGGAGAGATTATAGGTGGCGGGGTAAAAAAGAATTTGATAAAGCCAGAGCCGATTTTACCACAAATAAGCCAAAACAAATTAAAAACTCAAAGAGAGCTAATAGAGAATTTTATAAAAGTTGGCAAGGATAAACAAGAGCTAATCAAGGAGCTATTTAAGCGAATTAGCAAGTTAGTAGAAGCGGCAAATGCGGATTTGTCAAATGGCAAGGAGCCTAGATATGCGAAATTCTATGAGTTAAAAGAGCGAATAGATAGGCTAAAGGCGAATTTAGATAGCGATAAGATCTTTGATAGCGTGTATATGAGTGCGGCGTATAACTTTTGTTTGCACCAAGAGCTTGAGTTTGCTACTTTGATGGTGCGTCCTGAGAGCGGTAAAAGCGACCGTGATAAGAAAATCTTTGAGTATGTCAAACAGCATGGATACTACTTTTTTAGCTTAGCTGGACTAGTACAAACCACGATCGATACGCTACAAAACGCATTAGATGGGTGGAGTGAGTAA
- a CDS encoding CsgG/HfaB family protein — protein MKKYLFIFAFLTCFLNAEVITHTSTKTAIGEGYGLTRQEAINNAIIEALGKIKGVDINSVKLTQTTAITSDKGSNLTDIYNEHINKATKGRVDSYEIISANQDSTGKWVAVVEIKNSKTTKSYKAPGLDNKQRRSLVVFNATSTDLRALGENLKSHIITNLTKSRKFNILDRDNGGYYEMEKALIKSSNANSDEIYKLKNVIGSDYLMIFDVKSAKTSSKQNNLTGKNITKSELVVDYQVILFATREIKYSNTLAMSLSVGDDLKSNETAYKKIADKITSDILNAIYPLKIASVNGKDVVFTQNLNVGERFECFSQGKALKDSYTKQSTSDMRVESRVGEVEITRAESKLSYAKIIEGQMKEGFICRPLGSGLGYNQGRDANYELSEDGGVNLGF, from the coding sequence ATGAAAAAATATCTATTTATATTTGCTTTTTTGACTTGTTTTTTAAATGCTGAGGTTATAACTCACACTAGCACCAAAACAGCTATTGGCGAAGGATATGGATTAACAAGGCAAGAGGCTATAAATAACGCTATTATCGAGGCTTTAGGCAAGATTAAAGGCGTAGATATAAACTCAGTTAAGCTAACTCAAACCACAGCCATAACTAGCGATAAAGGCTCAAATTTAACAGATATATACAACGAGCATATAAATAAAGCCACAAAAGGTAGAGTTGATAGCTATGAGATTATCAGTGCTAATCAAGATAGCACAGGCAAATGGGTAGCAGTAGTAGAGATAAAAAACTCAAAAACAACCAAAAGCTATAAAGCACCAGGGCTAGATAATAAGCAAAGAAGAAGTCTAGTGGTATTTAACGCTACTTCTACAGATCTTAGAGCACTTGGTGAAAATCTAAAAAGCCATATAATCACAAATCTAACTAAGTCAAGAAAATTTAATATCCTAGATAGAGATAATGGTGGATACTATGAGATGGAAAAGGCTTTGATTAAAAGTAGCAATGCTAATAGCGATGAAATATATAAGCTTAAAAATGTGATCGGTAGTGATTATCTTATGATTTTTGATGTAAAATCTGCTAAAACCAGCTCAAAACAAAATAATCTCACAGGCAAAAATATCACAAAATCAGAATTGGTGGTGGATTATCAAGTGATTTTATTTGCTACAAGAGAGATTAAATATAGCAACACTTTAGCGATGAGTCTAAGCGTAGGAGATGATTTAAAATCAAATGAAACAGCCTACAAAAAAATTGCCGATAAAATCACAAGCGATATTTTAAATGCGATTTATCCCCTAAAAATCGCTAGTGTAAATGGGAAAGATGTGGTATTTACACAAAATTTAAATGTCGGCGAACGCTTTGAGTGCTTTTCTCAAGGAAAAGCCCTAAAAGATAGCTACACTAAGCAAAGCACAAGCGATATGAGAGTAGAGAGTAGGGTTGGCGAAGTTGAGATTACTAGGGCTGAGTCAAAGCTAAGCTACGCTAAAATCATAGAAGGACAAATGAAAGAGGGCTTTATTTGTCGTCCCTTAGGCAGTGGCTTGGGCTATAATCAAGGTCGTGATGCTAACTATGAGCTTAGCGAAGATGGTGGAGTGAATTTAGGCTTTTAA
- the wecB gene encoding non-hydrolyzing UDP-N-acetylglucosamine 2-epimerase, which produces MINIAFIFGTRPEVIKMAPVILEFKKYPMCYNVLVINTEQQKELSNQTLKFFGITPTISLNVMRENQSLSSLQSILQAKLEEIFLNNAINLAFVQGDTMSAFCGALSAYYFKVPICHIEAGLRSYNLFEPFPEEALRQMIARIANIHFAPTKLSVKYLQNENLTHKSSIYEVGNTSIDALFLLEQEIINKAKNFWNDFGIDLNNDDIVLVTIHRRENHGDRLEHILNAISYIASKFQKHKFIIPIHPNPNVREKIKNKLYKQKNIYLCDALDYPNLVLIMKNSKLILTDSGGIQEEAPSFRVPLLVLRYETERKEGVEFGFAKLVGADYDLIIKESFVALKNNQKIDGINPYGDGMASQRIEKYVRKFLNLKEYYAR; this is translated from the coding sequence ATGATAAACATAGCTTTTATTTTTGGAACTCGACCAGAAGTTATTAAAATGGCTCCAGTAATTTTGGAATTTAAAAAATATCCAATGTGTTATAATGTATTAGTCATAAACACAGAACAACAAAAAGAATTATCAAATCAAACTTTAAAATTTTTTGGTATTACCCCAACCATTAGTTTAAATGTAATGAGAGAAAATCAAAGTTTAAGTTCATTACAATCTATATTACAAGCAAAGTTAGAAGAGATATTTTTAAATAACGCAATTAATTTAGCATTTGTTCAAGGTGATACTATGAGTGCATTTTGTGGTGCTTTAAGTGCTTATTATTTTAAAGTTCCAATTTGTCATATAGAAGCTGGATTAAGAAGCTACAATTTGTTTGAACCATTTCCAGAAGAAGCTTTAAGACAAATGATAGCAAGGATCGCCAATATTCATTTTGCTCCAACGAAATTATCTGTAAAGTATTTGCAAAATGAGAATTTGACACACAAATCATCTATTTATGAAGTTGGCAATACAAGTATTGATGCGCTATTTTTGTTAGAACAAGAAATTATAAATAAAGCTAAAAATTTTTGGAATGATTTTGGCATTGATTTAAACAACGATGATATTGTGTTAGTAACAATTCACAGAAGAGAGAATCATGGGGATCGTTTAGAACATATTTTAAATGCTATTAGCTATATCGCATCTAAATTTCAAAAGCATAAATTTATAATACCTATTCATCCTAATCCAAATGTAAGAGAAAAAATAAAAAATAAGTTATATAAACAAAAAAATATATATTTATGTGATGCTTTGGATTATCCAAATTTAGTATTAATTATGAAAAATTCAAAATTAATTTTAACTGACAGTGGAGGTATTCAAGAAGAAGCTCCTAGTTTTAGAGTTCCACTGCTTGTTTTACGATATGAAACAGAAAGAAAAGAAGGTGTTGAATTTGGTTTTGCTAAACTTGTTGGAGCTGATTATGATTTAATAATAAAAGAGTCTTTTGTTGCCTTAAAAAATAATCAAAAAATAGATGGGATCAATCCATATGGTGATGGGATGGCAAGCCAACGAATTGAAAAATATGTAAGAAAATTTCTAAATTTGAAAGAATATTATGCAAGATAA
- a CDS encoding YcfL family protein: MKKIAMFLVCAMLFGCAGNSDIRLENQGYSSNLVSLEAIDKDIIQDINQRFNELGLLEFQIILKSTKDMDLAYRVAWLDESGFELRNSIDESYKVLRLNAYRQISISKVAQDKRAKSFKIYLTTKGL, from the coding sequence ATGAAAAAAATAGCAATGTTTTTGGTTTGTGCTATGCTTTTTGGCTGTGCTGGAAATAGCGACATAAGATTGGAAAATCAAGGCTATAGCTCAAATTTAGTAAGCTTAGAAGCCATAGATAAAGATATAATCCAAGATATAAATCAACGATTTAATGAGCTTGGATTATTGGAGTTTCAAATCATATTAAAAAGCACTAAAGATATGGATTTGGCTTATAGAGTGGCTTGGCTAGATGAGAGTGGATTTGAGCTAAGAAATTCAATTGATGAGAGCTATAAGGTATTACGACTTAATGCTTATCGCCAAATTTCCATAAGCAAAGTAGCTCAAGATAAAAGAGCTAAGAGTTTTAAAATTTATCTAACTACAAAGGGGTTATAA
- a CDS encoding glycosyltransferase family 2 protein gives MQDKIYLDKEFDRIWSKIENGQNFALLRYGDGERAIMCGKIVKAIEGWKSPNYISKLGKDLLSTLELDDDNIFYGISCPCCDPAAYVWYLSKIKNKNITFANLWVNANYKRFKDKFATLTRDAILIANYRAKNKKIGNLNILKHYEVGDDCISFWNNKGYEMIEQIKKDFGNQDNILYIVSAGPMSEAIIAKLYENNKNNCYIDFGSCIDNFIHQKNTRSYMDENSNYAKQNCVMLKDYDVDVSVVLTAYKKPQNLRIQLDAIKKQSIKPKEILLFQDGIAQDYKIHFNDDLLKEFDIVEICDQNYGVWKRFDFARKQVKSQYVCIFDDDTIPGAKWLENCLTQMCIQEGLYGTIGIVLVNPENYPNKCNKDYFRIGWDGNLNYTAKVDFVGHSWFLKTQWLDYMFENTDTFQNFKVVGEDIALSHKLKQKGIETFVPPHSYDDQELWGSLSKYAVTLGVDSNAISVNANNISKMNLVMKEIIKDGFVSISQTDKNYISNLRKNLDKYHIRNYAKKLKPMEKVLSVKNSQYKIYKIINILGMRFKIKRV, from the coding sequence ATGCAAGATAAAATATATTTAGATAAAGAATTTGATAGAATATGGTCAAAAATTGAAAATGGACAAAATTTTGCTCTATTACGATATGGCGATGGAGAACGCGCTATTATGTGTGGTAAAATCGTTAAAGCAATAGAGGGCTGGAAATCGCCAAATTATATATCTAAATTGGGAAAAGATTTGTTATCAACATTAGAATTAGATGATGATAATATTTTTTATGGAATATCATGTCCATGTTGCGATCCTGCTGCCTATGTATGGTATTTAAGCAAAATAAAAAATAAAAATATCACCTTTGCCAATCTTTGGGTTAATGCAAATTATAAAAGATTTAAAGATAAATTTGCTACCCTAACAAGAGACGCTATCTTAATTGCCAATTATAGAGCAAAAAATAAAAAAATAGGAAATTTAAATATTTTAAAGCATTATGAAGTAGGCGATGATTGTATATCTTTTTGGAATAATAAAGGGTATGAGATGATCGAGCAAATTAAAAAAGATTTTGGCAATCAAGATAATATTTTATATATTGTATCAGCTGGACCTATGTCTGAAGCCATCATAGCCAAATTATATGAAAATAATAAAAATAATTGCTATATAGATTTTGGTAGTTGTATTGATAACTTTATACATCAAAAAAATACGAGATCTTACATGGATGAAAATAGCAATTATGCCAAACAAAATTGCGTTATGCTAAAAGATTATGATGTTGATGTTAGTGTCGTTTTAACTGCTTATAAAAAGCCGCAAAATTTACGCATTCAACTAGATGCTATAAAAAAACAAAGTATAAAACCAAAAGAGATATTGTTATTTCAAGATGGAATAGCGCAAGATTATAAAATTCATTTTAATGATGATTTGTTAAAAGAATTTGATATTGTTGAAATTTGTGATCAAAATTATGGCGTTTGGAAAAGATTTGATTTTGCCAGAAAACAAGTAAAGTCGCAATATGTTTGTATTTTTGATGATGATACTATACCTGGAGCTAAGTGGTTAGAAAATTGTTTAACACAAATGTGTATCCAAGAAGGTCTATATGGGACAATAGGTATTGTGCTGGTTAATCCAGAAAACTATCCAAATAAATGTAATAAAGATTATTTTAGAATTGGTTGGGATGGTAATTTAAATTATACTGCTAAAGTTGATTTTGTTGGTCATAGTTGGTTTTTAAAAACCCAGTGGCTAGATTATATGTTTGAAAATACTGATACATTTCAAAATTTTAAGGTTGTTGGAGAGGATATAGCTTTATCTCACAAATTAAAACAAAAAGGTATAGAAACTTTTGTGCCACCTCATTCGTATGATGATCAAGAATTATGGGGTTCTTTAAGTAAATATGCAGTAACTTTAGGCGTAGATTCTAATGCAATTTCTGTAAATGCTAATAATATATCTAAAATGAATTTGGTTATGAAAGAGATTATAAAAGATGGGTTTGTTTCAATTAGTCAAACTGATAAAAATTATATCTCTAATTTAAGAAAAAATCTTGATAAATATCATATTCGTAATTATGCAAAAAAATTAAAGCCAATGGAAAAGGTATTATCAGTAAAAAATTCACAATATAAAATATATAAAATAATTAATATATTAGGTATGCGATTTAAAATCAAAAGAGTGTAA
- the lpoB gene encoding penicillin-binding protein activator LpoB has translation MRKFALISVVVATLLLSGCTKQPFYTDNSGKINQGDTITLGLSNEDFELAAESMINSLLSDPAFVNQKPGVRKVVAMGRIVNDTALRLDTEKLTRKITQAMRRSGKFILTSAVASGGALDSMSEDVRGLRDNDEFNQKTIAKKGTLVSPDFSLFGKIRQDNIKLSNGKIKVEYLFLLGLTDLNSGLVYWEDEKTINKSGSNDSVSW, from the coding sequence ATGAGAAAATTTGCTTTAATTAGCGTTGTGGTGGCAACTTTGTTGCTTAGTGGCTGTACAAAACAGCCATTTTATACAGACAATAGTGGTAAAATCAATCAAGGAGATACAATCACGCTTGGATTAAGCAATGAGGATTTTGAGCTAGCAGCTGAGAGTATGATAAATAGCTTACTTAGCGATCCAGCCTTTGTAAATCAAAAGCCAGGCGTAAGAAAGGTTGTAGCAATGGGGCGTATCGTTAATGATACCGCACTTAGACTAGATACAGAAAAACTAACTAGAAAGATAACTCAAGCTATGAGAAGATCGGGCAAATTTATATTAACCTCTGCCGTGGCTTCTGGTGGGGCTTTGGACTCTATGAGTGAAGATGTTAGGGGTCTGAGGGATAATGATGAGTTTAACCAAAAAACAATAGCCAAAAAGGGCACTCTAGTCTCTCCTGATTTTTCTTTATTTGGTAAAATTCGTCAAGACAATATCAAGCTAAGCAATGGCAAAATAAAGGTGGAGTATCTATTCTTACTAGGATTGACTGATTTAAACTCAGGTCTAGTATATTGGGAAGATGAGAAAACAATAAATAAATCTGGATCAAATGATAGCGTAAGCTGGTGA